The Catenulispora sp. EB89 genome includes a region encoding these proteins:
- a CDS encoding EsaB/YukD family protein, with amino-acid sequence MTAGSGVAGRPSVTGGHCRVTVVAPTRRVDVALPEDVPVAELLPELLRLVGDPLPTPSAVAAALTGYVLTGADGEALDTAASLTEQGVLHGGVLRLHPIGDVPEAAVHDDIADVVAEAVIAGGSQWSTTALRATALAVVAVASTLGAVVLWFSNTGTFHDWKGLIAGAIALLLLGMAIWRARYDPSAVGRGSYYGYGDTAGSAAAPRPPHGFRGGPRGFGGRGRLRDRHDRVNHRDADPGHAPTSSFGPPRGDIESRHTPKPRSGTYYDQPQGAGHGYPGDDPDSDVTDTTTSFDLASFASEGPDTRRTATRTVSAATATRAANSVRDGGLGSLAAWPTVAEAMAWATGAQQQRDYTAAAVLSAASLPYAFIAGTGLLPTNLAAGHGLGRVHFTAGAAAVLVVALVAIIGLGRRIAVPVAGAAVGLVATCAGVGLLLTKASPAAGIAIVAAVCALAVELLPFAAMAAARFVIEPPTSGVEPGDFEGSPVNNYVVGLRVARTLDVLTGLTAGVGTLLVLCVALLVVPIDAMQTAPAGPHTVWEQALAILVSGVMLCRARLFRERAQVLAVAISGLTGLVIAFGAMARNAEPNLRAVWLAPLLVVVALLALGLASIRPRRGTSEPIMPPRWARAVDAVESVIFLAVLPVLMAVLGVYGQVRNLKG; translated from the coding sequence ATGACTGCAGGTTCCGGGGTCGCCGGCCGACCCAGCGTGACCGGCGGCCACTGCCGTGTCACCGTCGTCGCGCCCACCCGCCGCGTCGACGTGGCCCTGCCGGAGGACGTCCCGGTCGCCGAGCTGCTTCCGGAACTCCTCCGGCTCGTGGGCGACCCGCTTCCGACCCCGAGCGCCGTCGCGGCGGCCCTGACCGGCTACGTCCTGACCGGCGCCGACGGCGAGGCGCTGGACACCGCGGCGTCCCTGACCGAACAAGGCGTGCTCCACGGCGGCGTCCTCCGCCTGCACCCGATCGGCGATGTCCCGGAGGCCGCGGTCCACGACGACATCGCGGACGTCGTCGCCGAAGCGGTCATCGCCGGCGGCTCGCAGTGGAGCACGACCGCCCTGCGCGCGACGGCCCTGGCGGTGGTCGCCGTCGCCTCGACGCTCGGCGCGGTGGTGCTCTGGTTCTCCAACACCGGGACATTCCACGACTGGAAGGGCTTGATCGCGGGCGCGATCGCCCTCCTGTTGCTCGGGATGGCGATCTGGCGGGCACGGTACGACCCGTCCGCCGTCGGTCGCGGGAGCTACTACGGGTACGGAGACACTGCGGGATCGGCCGCCGCTCCCCGGCCTCCGCACGGTTTCCGCGGCGGGCCCCGAGGATTCGGCGGCCGAGGCCGACTGCGCGACAGACACGATCGAGTGAATCATCGCGACGCCGATCCGGGTCACGCGCCGACGTCGAGCTTCGGTCCACCACGTGGCGACATCGAGTCTCGCCACACTCCGAAGCCACGCTCCGGCACCTACTACGACCAGCCCCAAGGCGCCGGCCACGGCTACCCGGGCGACGATCCGGACTCTGACGTCACCGACACGACCACCAGCTTCGACCTCGCGTCCTTCGCCTCCGAGGGGCCGGACACCCGCCGCACCGCGACCCGCACCGTCAGCGCCGCCACCGCGACCCGGGCCGCGAACAGCGTCCGCGACGGCGGCCTCGGCAGCCTCGCGGCCTGGCCCACCGTTGCCGAAGCCATGGCCTGGGCGACCGGCGCGCAGCAGCAGCGCGACTACACCGCGGCGGCCGTCCTGTCGGCGGCGTCGCTGCCCTATGCCTTCATCGCCGGCACGGGGCTGCTCCCGACCAACCTCGCCGCCGGACACGGCCTGGGCCGCGTCCATTTCACGGCCGGTGCTGCTGCCGTCCTCGTCGTGGCACTCGTCGCGATCATCGGTCTCGGCCGCCGGATCGCGGTGCCGGTGGCAGGCGCGGCGGTGGGATTGGTCGCCACCTGCGCCGGCGTCGGCTTGCTGCTGACCAAGGCCAGCCCGGCGGCCGGAATCGCGATCGTCGCCGCGGTCTGCGCGTTGGCCGTCGAGCTCCTGCCGTTCGCCGCCATGGCCGCCGCCCGATTCGTCATCGAACCGCCGACCAGCGGCGTCGAACCCGGCGACTTCGAGGGCTCGCCGGTCAACAACTATGTGGTCGGCCTGCGTGTGGCCCGCACCCTCGACGTGCTGACCGGCCTCACCGCGGGAGTCGGCACGCTGCTCGTGCTCTGCGTCGCGCTCCTCGTCGTCCCGATCGACGCCATGCAGACCGCTCCGGCCGGCCCGCACACCGTGTGGGAGCAGGCGCTCGCCATCCTGGTCTCCGGCGTCATGCTCTGCCGCGCCCGCCTGTTCCGGGAGCGCGCCCAGGTCCTCGCCGTGGCCATCAGCGGCCTGACCGGCCTGGTGATCGCCTTCGGCGCGATGGCCCGGAACGCCGAACCGAACCTCCGGGCGGTCTGGCTCGCGCCGCTCCTGGTGGTGGTCGCGCTCCTGGCCCTCGGCCTGGCCTCGATCCGTCCCCGTCGCGGTACCTCCGAGCCGATCATGCCGCCGCGCTGGGCCCGCGCCGTCGACGCGGTCGAGAGCGTCATCTTCCTCGCGGTGCTGCCGGTGCTGATGGCCGTGCTCGGCGTGTACGGCCAGGTGCGCAACCTGAAGGGCTGA
- a CDS encoding polyribonucleotide nucleotidyltransferase, with amino-acid sequence MSEGVFTTEALIDNGPFGQRTVRFETGRLARQAAGSVVAYLDEETMVLSATTASKSPKDSLDFFPLTVDVEERMYAVGRIPGSFFRREGRPSEDAILTCRLIDRPLRPSFAKGLRNEVQVVATIMALNPDHLYDVVAINAASASTQLAGLPFSGPIGGVRVALIQDRWVAFPTHTELADAVFDMVVAGRVLDDGDVAIMMVEAEATSETVALVAGGSTAPTEEVVADGLEAAKPFIKALCVAQQELAAQAAKETAEFPRFLDYQDDVLEAVTATAKNELANALTIAGKQEREEELDRVKALVVEKLAQQFEGREKEIGGAFRALTKKLVRERIIRDQVRIDGRGVRDIRPLSAEVEVVPRVHGSALFERGETQILGITTLNMLRMEQQLDTLNPETRKRYMHNYNFPPYSTGETGRVGSPKRREIGHGALAERALVPVLPAREDFPYAIRQVSEALSSNGSTSMGSVCASTMSLLNAGVPLKAPVAGIAMGLVSAEIDGKTEYVALTDILGAEDAYGDMDFKVAGTKDFVTALQLDTKLDGIPASVLAAALKQAKDARLHILDVMMEAIDVPDEMSEFAPRIISVKIPVDKIGEVIGPKGKMINQIQEDTGAEITIEDDGTIYIGAANGSAAEAARTTINQIANPTMPEVGERYLGTVVKTTTFGAFVSLMPGRDGLLHVSQLKKLAGGKRVENVEDVIKVGDKVQVEIAEIDSRGKLSLIPVLPDAEGSEAKAEAKAE; translated from the coding sequence TTGTCCGAGGGTGTTTTCACCACTGAGGCTTTGATCGACAACGGCCCGTTCGGCCAGCGCACCGTGCGCTTCGAGACGGGCCGGCTGGCCCGTCAGGCTGCCGGGTCCGTCGTCGCGTATCTGGACGAGGAGACGATGGTCCTTTCGGCGACCACCGCTTCGAAGTCCCCCAAGGACTCTCTCGACTTCTTCCCGCTGACGGTGGATGTCGAGGAGCGCATGTACGCCGTGGGGCGTATCCCCGGCTCGTTCTTCCGGCGTGAGGGCCGGCCCAGTGAGGACGCGATCCTCACCTGCCGGCTCATCGACCGGCCGCTGCGTCCTTCCTTCGCGAAGGGGCTGCGCAACGAGGTGCAGGTCGTGGCGACCATCATGGCGCTGAACCCGGACCACCTCTACGACGTCGTGGCGATCAACGCCGCTTCCGCCTCCACGCAGCTGGCGGGCCTGCCGTTCTCCGGTCCGATCGGCGGCGTGCGCGTCGCCCTGATCCAGGACCGCTGGGTCGCCTTCCCGACCCACACCGAGCTCGCCGACGCCGTGTTCGACATGGTCGTGGCCGGCCGGGTGCTCGACGACGGCGACGTCGCGATCATGATGGTCGAGGCCGAGGCCACCAGCGAGACCGTGGCCCTGGTCGCCGGCGGCTCCACCGCCCCGACCGAGGAGGTCGTCGCCGACGGCCTGGAGGCCGCCAAGCCGTTCATCAAGGCGCTGTGCGTGGCCCAGCAGGAGCTGGCCGCGCAGGCCGCCAAGGAGACCGCGGAGTTCCCGCGCTTCCTGGACTACCAGGACGACGTCCTGGAGGCGGTGACCGCGACCGCCAAGAACGAGCTGGCCAACGCGCTGACCATCGCCGGCAAGCAGGAGCGCGAGGAGGAGCTGGACCGCGTCAAGGCGCTGGTCGTGGAGAAGCTCGCGCAGCAGTTCGAGGGGCGCGAGAAGGAGATCGGCGGCGCGTTCCGCGCGCTGACCAAGAAGCTGGTCCGCGAGCGCATCATCCGCGACCAGGTCCGCATCGACGGCCGCGGGGTGCGGGACATCCGTCCGCTGTCCGCCGAGGTCGAGGTCGTGCCCCGGGTCCACGGCTCGGCGCTGTTCGAGCGCGGCGAGACCCAGATCCTGGGCATCACCACGCTGAACATGCTCCGGATGGAGCAGCAGCTGGACACGCTGAACCCCGAGACGCGCAAGCGCTACATGCACAACTACAACTTCCCGCCGTACTCCACCGGTGAGACCGGCCGCGTGGGCTCGCCCAAGCGCCGTGAGATCGGCCACGGCGCCCTCGCCGAGCGTGCGCTCGTTCCGGTCCTGCCGGCCCGCGAGGACTTCCCCTACGCGATCCGCCAGGTGTCCGAGGCGCTGAGCTCCAACGGCTCGACCTCGATGGGCTCGGTCTGCGCCTCGACCATGTCGTTGCTGAACGCCGGTGTGCCGCTGAAGGCCCCGGTCGCCGGCATCGCGATGGGTCTGGTCTCGGCTGAGATCGACGGCAAGACGGAGTACGTGGCGCTGACCGACATCCTCGGTGCCGAGGACGCCTACGGCGACATGGACTTCAAGGTCGCCGGCACCAAGGACTTCGTCACCGCGCTGCAGCTGGACACCAAGCTGGACGGCATCCCGGCCTCGGTCCTGGCCGCCGCCCTGAAGCAGGCCAAGGACGCCCGCCTGCACATCCTGGACGTCATGATGGAAGCCATCGACGTCCCGGACGAGATGAGCGAGTTCGCTCCGCGCATCATCTCGGTGAAGATCCCGGTGGACAAGATCGGCGAGGTCATCGGCCCGAAGGGCAAGATGATCAACCAGATCCAGGAGGACACCGGCGCGGAGATCACGATCGAGGACGACGGCACCATCTACATCGGCGCCGCCAACGGCTCGGCCGCCGAGGCCGCGCGGACCACGATCAACCAGATCGCCAACCCGACGATGCCGGAGGTCGGCGAGCGCTACCTGGGGACCGTGGTGAAGACCACGACCTTCGGCGCGTTCGTCTCCCTGATGCCCGGCCGCGACGGCCTGCTGCACGTCTCCCAGCTGAAGAAGCTGGCCGGCGGCAAGCGGGTGGAGAACGTCGAGGACGTGATCAAGGTCGGCGACAAGGTGCAGGTGGAGATCGCCGAGATCGACTCCCGCGGCAAGCTCTCGCTGATCCCGGTCCTGCCGGACGCCGAGGGCTCCGAGGCCAAGGCCGAGGCCAAGGCGGAGTAA
- the rpsO gene encoding 30S ribosomal protein S15 has translation MSLDAATKKKIVEDYGTGPSDTGSPEVQIALLTYRINELTEHLKFHKHDHHSRRGLLLLVGQRRRLQGYLQKTDIVRYRALIEKLGLRR, from the coding sequence GTGTCCCTGGACGCAGCTACGAAGAAGAAGATCGTTGAGGACTACGGGACCGGGCCGAGCGACACGGGCTCCCCGGAGGTGCAGATCGCTCTGCTCACGTACCGGATCAACGAGCTCACTGAGCACCTGAAGTTCCACAAGCACGACCACCACAGTCGGCGGGGGCTGCTGCTGCTTGTCGGGCAGCGGCGGCGGCTGCAGGGGTACCTGCAGAAGACCGACATTGTGCGTTACCGTGCGCTGATCGAGAAGCTGGGGCTGCGCCGCTAG
- a CDS encoding S8 family serine peptidase — protein MASRHSGGASGRRHQSRLVRASLAIILPLVPASLASASIDNQWALRYLQADKVWGVTRGSGIEVAVVDTGVQMNVDVSSNLLRGADFSDPSGINAGSGHLDRDGYGHGTGEATIIGGSGMKTLGLAPDSSILPVRATDGSDNGLIFGVAPGINFAVAQKARVINLALGYEHDDPDIHRAVQDALDHDVVVVAAVGNDGSSQQYYPAAWPGVVGVGAIDSSGAVWSQSNSGADVALVAPGVHILRDDNQGRVGYSDGTSEATAYVSAAAALVRSAHPRWTAVQVVAALESTADKPAAMRGAVRDDRYGAGILDVLAAVRLAEPPVVGGPAAVAARGAGGGWGWLVVGGGAAGVCLIFLGVWWRVRRG, from the coding sequence ATGGCTTCCCGACACAGCGGCGGCGCCAGCGGACGGCGTCATCAGTCCCGATTGGTTCGAGCATCTTTAGCTATTATCTTGCCTTTAGTGCCAGCCAGCCTTGCTAGCGCATCAATCGATAACCAGTGGGCTCTTCGCTACCTGCAGGCCGACAAGGTCTGGGGAGTTACACGTGGGTCAGGAATCGAAGTAGCAGTAGTAGACACTGGCGTTCAAATGAACGTCGATGTCTCCAGTAACCTACTTCGCGGCGCAGACTTTTCCGATCCGAGCGGCATTAATGCCGGCAGCGGCCATCTCGATAGAGACGGCTACGGACACGGCACTGGCGAAGCCACTATTATTGGCGGATCTGGCATGAAAACTCTCGGACTAGCCCCAGACTCGAGCATTCTTCCAGTGCGAGCCACAGACGGGTCCGACAATGGACTAATTTTTGGCGTTGCCCCTGGAATTAATTTTGCTGTCGCTCAAAAAGCGCGCGTTATCAATTTGGCTTTAGGATATGAGCATGACGATCCTGATATTCATCGCGCTGTTCAGGATGCGCTCGACCATGATGTCGTCGTTGTCGCGGCCGTGGGGAACGATGGCAGCTCGCAGCAGTATTACCCTGCGGCATGGCCTGGGGTGGTTGGGGTGGGGGCGATTGACAGTTCCGGGGCGGTGTGGAGTCAGTCGAATAGTGGGGCTGACGTGGCTTTGGTGGCGCCCGGGGTTCATATCTTGCGGGATGACAATCAGGGGCGGGTGGGGTATTCCGATGGGACGTCGGAGGCTACCGCCTATGTTTCCGCTGCGGCTGCTTTGGTGCGGAGTGCGCATCCTCGGTGGACTGCCGTGCAGGTGGTGGCGGCTTTGGAGAGTACGGCCGACAAGCCTGCGGCTATGCGGGGGGCCGTTCGGGACGACCGGTATGGCGCGGGGATTCTGGATGTGTTGGCGGCCGTTCGGCTTGCGGAGCCGCCGGTGGTTGGGGGGCCGGCTGCGGTGGCTGCGCGGGGGGCTGGTGGTGGGTGGGGGTGGTTGGTTGTTGGTGGGGGTGCGGCGGGTGTTTGTCTGATCTTCTTGGGGGTGTGGTGGAGGGTGCGGCGGGGCTGA
- a CDS encoding PadR family transcriptional regulator, giving the protein MEPGGAAKAVSQMRRGVLEFCVMALLRDGERYGVELLRELGEVDALVTSEGTIYPLLSRLRKDHLVETAWQESPTGPPRRYYRLTPDGVKALDEFTAEWSRFRDGVEYFLSQDGSVGE; this is encoded by the coding sequence ATGGAACCTGGCGGTGCAGCGAAGGCGGTGAGCCAGATGCGGCGGGGCGTCCTCGAGTTCTGCGTCATGGCCCTGCTCCGCGACGGCGAACGCTACGGCGTGGAACTCCTGCGCGAACTCGGCGAAGTCGACGCCCTGGTCACCAGCGAAGGCACGATCTACCCCCTGCTGTCCCGCCTCCGCAAAGACCACCTGGTCGAAACCGCCTGGCAGGAATCGCCCACCGGCCCACCCCGCCGCTACTACCGCCTGACCCCCGACGGCGTGAAGGCCCTGGACGAGTTCACCGCCGAGTGGAGCCGCTTCCGCGACGGCGTCGAGTACTTCCTTTCCCAAGACGGGAGCGTGGGGGAATGA
- the eccCa gene encoding type VII secretion protein EccCa, giving the protein MSTTSVKRGPRRPAPEMPSGTVVLHPPPEVPRGGGDGHWALNLLPMVAGLGSVVFFFVPGANALMMIVGGLTFASSLVFGAVTAVRQRSGGKGRLVDARRDYLRHLANVRSEVTAAARAQKVATRYANPDPDTLWSLVALRERLWERRQSDPDFLTVRIGRGAAQLATHLVPPETAPMQELEPMCADALRRLLAVHGTLPDQPVAIPLRSIARLAVSGAPGASAVCALLAQLVTFHSPDDLKICVVADSDRIQHWDWLKWLPHVEHPSALDAAGPQRMIYDDRTDAEAGLEELLAERPRFTPIVSLIDRPHVIVIFDTASAASSDSYTSASTSSSMGAGSPTASTGPSAPLISDAGLLGVTMVEIDAEPAGARPKRHRMGLHIANDRTATVEIPDGRSGSDDRAFPIRIDTLSLAQAEALARQLAPLRLSAGGGDEPLLSALDFTDLLGIEDAAEIYAPSLWQRGSASPHDRLRVPIGVGEDGQPVVLDLKEAALGGMGPHGLCVGATGSGKSELLRSLVAALALTHSSEQVNFILADFKGGATFAGLATLPHVAAVITNLADDLTLVDRMHDALTGELNRRQELLKRAGNVKNVHDYEKARAGTADLVALPSLLVVVDEFSELLTARPEFIEMFLQIGRIGRSLGVHLLLASQRLEEGRLRGLDTFLSYRLGLKTFSAAESRAVLGVSDAHSLPSVPGSGYLKFDNETMTRFKAAYVSGPYGKDKALAVPAARSPLHRRPVWFTALHQAPVVALRTDVAEPDPSDTAAAAQEAVAEYQKSSVTVLDVIIDRLTGFGPAAHQVWLPPLAESPTVDELLPGIMVTADRGLSATRWRANGQLRVPVGIVDRPAEQRQDPQVLDLSGAGGHVLVAGGPRSGKSTTLRTLLFALALTHTPAEARFLVVDLGGGTLAPLGRMPHVSAIAGRANPDLVRRMVAEAIGVLDRREAAGGTAAGGTAAAGVDQGHVFLVIDGWSAFRDEFEALEQDVVDIARRGLGFGVHLLASTGRWADVRAQLKDAVGTRLELRLGDPMESEMDRRAAAEVPQGVPGRGVTRQKLHTLGAVTDEPPEELASAIARAWQGPPAPRVRMLPSQVAYGELVSHRRPGTRPGATVVIGIEEARLLPVALDFEAEPHFVVFGEGEAGKSNFLRLLATGLVEEVAAGRLEARFMVIDYRRSLMGVVPEEFSAGYAVAGPAAQSMMSQLAEALRDRLPGPEVTAEQLRTRSWRTGKDVYVFVDDYDLVASPTANPLAPLVELLPYARDVGLHVVIARQSGGAGRAMFDPVLQKLRDLTTAGLLLSGDRDEGPLVGAARPSRQPVGRGQLVRRRGGTVLVQTALVPEPRWDEDEDAGGVGTDVLEGSRAGPAAG; this is encoded by the coding sequence ATGAGCACGACCTCTGTCAAACGCGGACCGCGTCGCCCGGCGCCGGAAATGCCGAGCGGCACCGTGGTCCTGCACCCGCCGCCGGAGGTGCCGCGCGGTGGCGGGGATGGACACTGGGCGCTGAACCTGCTGCCGATGGTGGCCGGCCTGGGTTCGGTCGTGTTCTTCTTCGTGCCGGGTGCCAATGCCCTCATGATGATCGTCGGGGGTCTGACGTTCGCCTCCAGCCTGGTGTTCGGAGCGGTGACGGCGGTTCGGCAGCGAAGCGGGGGCAAGGGCAGGCTCGTCGACGCGCGCCGCGACTACCTGAGGCATCTCGCGAATGTCCGCTCCGAGGTGACCGCTGCGGCGCGGGCCCAGAAAGTGGCGACGCGCTATGCGAATCCGGACCCGGACACGTTGTGGAGCCTGGTCGCGCTGCGCGAACGACTCTGGGAACGACGGCAGTCCGACCCCGACTTCCTGACGGTACGGATCGGTCGGGGCGCCGCACAGCTCGCGACGCACCTGGTGCCGCCGGAGACCGCTCCGATGCAGGAGCTGGAGCCGATGTGCGCGGACGCGTTGCGGCGCCTGCTCGCCGTCCACGGGACGCTGCCCGATCAGCCGGTGGCGATCCCGCTCCGGTCGATCGCGCGCCTCGCGGTCAGCGGTGCGCCGGGCGCGTCGGCGGTGTGCGCGCTGCTGGCGCAGCTCGTGACGTTCCACTCCCCCGACGACCTCAAGATCTGCGTGGTCGCGGACAGCGACCGGATCCAGCACTGGGACTGGTTGAAGTGGCTCCCGCATGTCGAGCACCCGAGCGCGCTGGACGCCGCCGGGCCGCAGCGGATGATCTACGACGACAGGACGGACGCCGAGGCGGGACTCGAGGAACTGCTGGCCGAGCGGCCACGGTTCACGCCGATCGTCTCGCTGATCGACCGGCCGCACGTGATCGTCATCTTCGACACCGCGTCGGCAGCATCATCGGACTCGTATACCTCTGCTTCCACGTCCTCTTCGATGGGAGCCGGCTCGCCGACGGCATCGACCGGGCCGTCCGCGCCGCTGATCTCCGACGCCGGCCTGCTCGGCGTGACGATGGTGGAGATCGACGCCGAGCCAGCTGGCGCGCGCCCGAAGCGGCACCGGATGGGACTGCACATCGCGAACGACCGGACCGCGACGGTCGAGATTCCGGACGGCCGGTCCGGTTCCGACGACCGCGCCTTCCCGATCCGGATCGACACCCTGTCTCTGGCGCAGGCCGAAGCTCTGGCCCGCCAACTGGCGCCGTTGCGATTGTCGGCGGGAGGCGGAGACGAGCCGCTGTTGTCGGCGCTGGACTTCACCGACCTGCTCGGGATCGAGGACGCGGCCGAGATCTATGCGCCGAGCTTGTGGCAGCGTGGCTCAGCCTCGCCGCACGACCGGCTGCGCGTGCCGATCGGAGTCGGCGAGGACGGCCAGCCTGTCGTGCTGGACCTGAAGGAAGCCGCGCTCGGCGGCATGGGCCCGCATGGCTTGTGCGTGGGAGCGACCGGCTCGGGAAAGTCCGAGCTCCTGCGAAGCCTGGTCGCGGCTTTGGCCCTGACGCACTCGAGCGAGCAGGTGAACTTCATCCTGGCCGACTTCAAGGGCGGGGCGACGTTCGCCGGGTTGGCAACCCTGCCGCATGTGGCAGCGGTGATCACCAACCTCGCGGACGACCTGACGCTCGTGGACCGGATGCATGATGCGCTGACCGGCGAGCTGAACCGCCGCCAGGAGTTGCTGAAGCGCGCCGGGAACGTGAAGAACGTGCACGACTACGAGAAGGCACGCGCGGGCACCGCGGATCTGGTGGCACTGCCCTCGCTGCTGGTGGTCGTCGACGAGTTCTCCGAGCTGCTGACCGCGCGGCCGGAGTTCATCGAGATGTTCCTGCAGATCGGCCGCATCGGGCGATCGCTCGGCGTCCATCTCTTGTTGGCCTCACAACGATTGGAGGAGGGACGGCTGCGCGGACTGGACACGTTCCTGTCCTACCGGCTGGGGTTGAAGACGTTCTCGGCCGCCGAGTCGCGGGCCGTGCTGGGCGTATCCGACGCCCACAGCCTGCCCAGCGTGCCCGGCTCCGGATATCTGAAGTTCGACAACGAGACGATGACCCGCTTCAAGGCCGCGTATGTGTCAGGGCCTTACGGCAAGGACAAGGCCCTCGCGGTCCCGGCGGCACGCAGCCCGCTCCACCGGCGGCCGGTCTGGTTCACCGCGCTGCACCAGGCGCCGGTCGTCGCGTTGCGTACCGACGTGGCCGAACCGGACCCGAGCGATACAGCGGCAGCCGCACAAGAGGCGGTCGCCGAATATCAGAAGTCGTCCGTGACCGTGCTCGACGTGATCATCGACCGGCTGACCGGCTTCGGCCCGGCGGCGCACCAGGTGTGGCTGCCGCCGTTGGCCGAGTCGCCGACCGTGGACGAGTTGCTGCCCGGCATCATGGTCACCGCGGACCGGGGGCTCTCGGCAACGCGCTGGCGGGCGAACGGTCAGCTGCGGGTGCCGGTCGGCATCGTCGACCGGCCGGCCGAGCAGCGGCAGGATCCGCAGGTGCTGGACCTGTCCGGCGCCGGCGGGCACGTGCTGGTGGCCGGCGGGCCGAGGTCGGGGAAGTCGACGACGCTGCGGACGCTGCTGTTCGCGCTCGCGCTGACGCACACGCCGGCCGAGGCGCGCTTCCTGGTCGTGGACCTCGGAGGCGGGACACTCGCGCCGCTCGGCAGGATGCCGCACGTCTCGGCGATCGCGGGCCGGGCGAATCCCGATCTGGTGCGGCGGATGGTCGCCGAGGCGATCGGGGTGCTCGACCGGCGGGAGGCCGCAGGCGGGACGGCGGCGGGCGGAACGGCGGCGGCCGGGGTGGACCAAGGACATGTGTTCCTGGTCATCGACGGCTGGTCGGCGTTCCGGGACGAGTTCGAGGCGTTGGAGCAGGACGTCGTGGACATCGCACGGCGAGGGCTCGGATTCGGCGTGCACCTGCTGGCGTCCACCGGCCGGTGGGCGGATGTGCGGGCGCAGCTGAAGGACGCCGTCGGGACCCGGCTGGAGCTACGTCTCGGCGATCCGATGGAGTCCGAGATGGACCGGCGGGCCGCGGCCGAAGTGCCGCAGGGCGTGCCGGGGCGAGGCGTGACGCGTCAGAAGCTGCACACGCTCGGGGCGGTGACGGACGAGCCGCCGGAGGAGTTGGCGTCGGCGATCGCGAGGGCCTGGCAGGGCCCGCCGGCGCCGCGGGTACGGATGTTGCCGTCGCAGGTCGCTTATGGCGAGCTGGTCTCGCATCGGCGACCGGGCACGCGGCCCGGCGCGACGGTGGTGATCGGGATCGAGGAGGCTCGACTGCTGCCGGTGGCGCTGGATTTCGAGGCTGAGCCGCATTTCGTGGTGTTCGGCGAGGGCGAGGCTGGGAAGTCGAACTTCCTTCGGCTGCTGGCCACCGGGTTGGTCGAGGAGGTCGCGGCGGGGCGGCTGGAGGCGCGGTTCATGGTCATCGACTACCGCAGGAGCCTGATGGGGGTGGTACCGGAGGAGTTCAGCGCCGGGTACGCCGTCGCCGGGCCTGCGGCGCAGTCGATGATGTCGCAGTTGGCGGAGGCGTTGCGGGACCGGTTGCCGGGGCCGGAGGTGACGGCGGAGCAGCTGCGGACGCGAAGTTGGCGGACGGGGAAGGACGTGTACGTGTTCGTCGACGACTACGACCTGGTGGCGTCTCCGACGGCGAATCCGTTGGCGCCGCTGGTGGAGTTGCTGCCGTACGCGCGGGATGTCGGGTTGCATGTGGTGATCGCGCGGCAGAGTGGCGGGGCTGGTCGGGCGATGTTCGATCCGGTGCTGCAGAAGCTGCGGGATTTGACCACGGCAGGGCTGTTGTTGTCCGGCGACCGGGATGAGGGGCCGCTGGTGGGAGCCGCGCGGCCGAGTCGGCAGCCGGTGGGGCGGGGGCAGTTGGTGCGGCGGCGGGGTGGGACGGTGCTGGTGCAGACCGCTTTGGTGCCGGAGCCGCGGTGGGATGAGGACGAGGACGCCGGTGGCGTAGGCACGGACGTGCTGGAAGGCAGTCGGGCCGGTCCTGCGGCGGGCTAG